The proteins below are encoded in one region of Lactuca sativa cultivar Salinas chromosome 3, Lsat_Salinas_v11, whole genome shotgun sequence:
- the LOC128132892 gene encoding protein FAR1-RELATED SEQUENCE 5-like — protein MVVDSTCDSEYIVVSEASKEADWLKNFIGDIGVIPNIKEPMKFLFDNKGAIALIKEPNYHVMDDLDMHDIENNHLDEENHQFGSTDSEILHNEENQSETQDMNDIGNDHYDEENHQFSSGDSEILHNDGNQSEIQVQSDNVAAQYGSCKQFIGADGSLFWIPEVKASWIPTLGSIFKDIKDAIKWYKGYALRYGFDIRKSTERKKSGITTSKYFICNRGGLPNTSTLDTISDDHNKQLRNSNCKRTNCKAFVAFKVIPHSSEVYLWRFEQQHNHKLINQDCMHLSRAKCQLNVVDQAFIHKLSSAKVGATTAYRLMCVIKGGCEFVDGLEIDWKNFTRDINCHIGGTDANLLITKLQNRKENVTNFTYEYRCDKKYCMVFVPFTGIDNHKRCVTFGAGLLCREDTNSYIWLLQSFLKCFGKAPIMVVTDQDPAMKKAIEIVSWETMNESDFKADFNNIVWDSKIVVNDFEMRWDALMVKYKLQDNKWMKDMFDLRSSWIPAYFKDVPMSGLMRTTSRSESENSAFNRVSHHGYTLNNFMNAFESVMERQRNNQIKFDFDTSTIIPIIKTPLEDMEKHASMKSVTSGVVSDICIVKHKRINISKKKVVVEKKEKVDIDSEWNFNTTEGDFEVEFNREDLTVKCSCMLFERFGIFCRHIFCILKIYDIQEIPSRYILKRWKRDIIPTTVLKRTFRYGDSSGNVEKVEYKAFSMLDQCLSSLSNDDKKLEEFMQKLEVFMTDIGEQGSDKLPVTKEAHIDKLYGATMNPEVVDVENPPMVKNKGSGTEKHLESALEKATIQGNKQSRSCKTCGVKGHNSRKCLTFLNNSKVQSA, from the exons ATGGTGGTTGATTCCACCTGTGATTCGGAGTATATTGTAGtgagtgaagcatcaaaggaggcggaTTGGCTGAAGAACTTTATTGGAGATATTGGAGTCATTCCAAATATCAAAGAACCAATGAAATTCTTATTTGATAATAAAGGCGCAATTGCTTTGATAAAAGAACCAAATTATCATG ttatggatgatttggatATGCATGACATCGAAAACAATCATCTCGATGAAGAAAATCATCAGTTCGGTTCTACTGATTCAGAGATTCTTCATAACGAGGAAAATCAGTCGGAAACCCAAG ATATGAATGACATCGGAAATGATCATTACGATGAAGAAAATCATCAATTCAGCTCTGGTGATTCAGAGATTCTGCATAATGATGGAAATCAATCGGAAATCCAAG TTCAAAGTGACAATGTTGCAGCACAATATGGCTCTTGCAAACAATTCATTGGAGCTGATGGTTCTTTATTTTGGATTCCAGAGGTTAAAGCTAGTTGGATACCTACTTTGGGTTCAATTTTTAAAGATATCAAAGATGCTATTAAGTGGTATAAAGGATATGCATTAAGATATGGTTTTGATATTAGAAAATCAACAGAGAGGAAAAAGAGCGGAATCACAACTTCGAAATATTTTATATGCAATAGAGGGGGATTGCCAAACACTTCTACCTTAGACACAATTAGTGATGATCATAACAAGCAATTGAGAAATAGTAATTGTAAACGCACAAATTGCAAAGCTTTTGTTGCATTCAAAGTTATACCACATTCTTCAGAAGTTTACCTGTGGCGCTTTGAACAACAACACAACCACAAATTGATCAATCAAGATTGTATGCATCTTTCAAGAGCTAAATGTCAGTTGAATGTTGTTGATCAAGCTTTTATACATAAGCTTTCGAGTGCAAAGGTGGGGGCAACTACAGCATATAGACTAATGTGCGTTATAAAAGGAGGATGTGAATTTGTTGATGGACTAGAGATAGACTGGAAAAATTTTACAAGGGATATAAATTGTCACATCGGGGGCACTGATGCAAATTTGTTGATTACAAAGCTTCAGAATCGTAAAGAGAATGTTACAAATTTTACATACGAATACAGATGTGACAAGAA gtATTGTATGGTATTTGTACCTTTTACTGGCATTGATAATCACAAAAGGTGTGTCACTTTTGGAGCTGGTTTGTTGTGTAGAGAAGATACAAATTCCTATATTTGGTTACTTCAGTCATTCTTGAAGTGTTTTGGAAAAGCACCAATCATGGTCGTGACCGATCAAGATCCAGCAATGAAAAAAGCTATTGAGATA GTAAGCTGGGAAACAATGAATGAATCGGATTTTAAGGCGGACTTCAATAATATAGTATGGGACTCCAAAATTGTTGTCAATGATTTTGAAATGAGATGGGATGCATTAATGGTAAAATATAAGTTGCAAGACAATAAATGGATGAAAGATATGTTTGATTTGAGAAGCAGTTGGATTCCAGCCTATTTTAAAGATGTACCGATGTCAGGTCTAATGAGAACAACTTCTCGGTCAGAAAGTGAGAATTCAGCATTCAATAGGGTATCGCATCATGGTTATACGTTAAACAATTTCATGAATGCTTTTGAGTCTGTTATGGAAAGGCAAAGGAATAATCAgatcaaatttgattttgatACATCTACTATAATTCCAATCATCAAAACACCTCTTGAAGATATGGAGAAACATGCATCTATG AAGAGTGTTACATCAGGCGTTGTTTCTGACATATGCATTGTCAAACATAAAAGGATAAATATATCAAAGAAGAAGGTAGTAGTtgagaaaaaagaaaaagttgaCATCGATTCTGAATGGAATTTTAACACAACTGAAGGTGATTTTGAG GTTGAATTCAACAGAGAAGATCTAACGGTGAAATGTTCATGCATGCTTTTTGAGCGGTTTGGAATTTTTTGTAGACACATCTTCTGTATTCTAAAGATTTATGACATACAAGAGATTCCGTCAAGATACATTCTTAAGAGATGGAAAAGAGATATTATCCCCACCACAGTTTTGAAAAGGACGTTTAGATATGGTGATTCGTCTGGAAATGTTGAGAAGGTTGAATACAAAGCCTTTTCCATGCTTGATCAATGCTTGTCTTCATTAAGTAATGATGACAAGAAGTTAGAAGAGTTCATGCAGAAGCTTGAAGTTTTTATGACTGATATTGGTGAACAAGGTTCAGACAAATTACCGGTTACAAAAGAAGCTCATATTGATAAACTTTACGGAGCTACTATGAATCCTGAAGTTGTAGATGTTGAAAATCCACCTATGGTGAAGAATAAAGGTTCTGGTACAGAAAAACATTTAGAAAGTGCTTTGGAGAAGGCTACTATTCAAGGTAACAAGCAATCAAGATCATGCAAAACATGTGGGGTTAAAGGGCATAATTCAAGGAAATGTTTGACATTCTTGAATAACTCCAAGGTACAAAGTGCATAG